The Cellulomonas sp. P24 genome contains a region encoding:
- a CDS encoding GAF domain-containing protein → MEGEPGVGGTIVNLANQGTTPAPSRADDSDLTDLLEAVLALAADLDLPSVLQRFVQTCADMTGAAYAAINVLGSRGESTTFVQAGVSEAVARLLAHGPRAVGVLGEIPATGVIRLDDLTQHPAFRGFPANHPPMGSFIGASVRVSHQVFGHLYLADKPGGFTEADEGIVLGLAAAAGVAVHNAQLYAEAARREHWLRAGQEITTMLLSGLDEEEALAHIARTAREVAGADAAALALPGVGGELVLELVDGHAAASLLGAVMPRDGRSWAVMDEGRGLLVPSLSQSRVVRVVPMRAFGPALFAPLQTAGHGIGVLILMRKVGGAPFTSADLDTAESFAAQAALAFVLAEARHAQDIAALLDERERIARDLHDLAIQQLFATGMQLETVRRRAARGVDATELTSIVEDALDNVDGSVRQIRSIVHALRDPDAATSLVERLRREASLARTGLGFAPSFVIELDGRALEQGTSDADVVAADLIDERVGADLADDVVAVVREGLANAARHARASSVAVRISVRGTGATGTILVEVEDDGTGLPPQRERHSGTHNLAARARQHAGVFSIGVAPSGRGTLLSWQAPLG, encoded by the coding sequence ATGGAGGGAGAACCAGGGGTCGGCGGCACCATCGTGAACCTTGCGAACCAGGGCACGACTCCCGCTCCGTCGCGGGCGGACGACTCCGACCTCACCGACCTCCTCGAGGCCGTCCTCGCCCTTGCGGCCGACCTCGACCTGCCGAGCGTGCTCCAGCGCTTCGTCCAGACGTGCGCGGACATGACCGGCGCTGCGTATGCGGCCATCAACGTCCTCGGCAGCCGCGGCGAGTCGACCACGTTCGTGCAGGCGGGCGTCTCGGAGGCGGTCGCACGGCTCCTCGCGCACGGACCACGCGCCGTCGGGGTGCTCGGCGAGATCCCTGCCACCGGCGTGATCCGCCTGGACGACCTCACCCAGCACCCGGCCTTCCGCGGTTTCCCCGCCAACCACCCGCCGATGGGGTCGTTCATCGGCGCGTCCGTGCGGGTGAGCCACCAGGTGTTCGGGCACCTCTACCTCGCGGACAAGCCGGGTGGGTTCACCGAGGCCGACGAGGGGATCGTCCTCGGACTCGCGGCCGCGGCAGGCGTCGCGGTGCACAACGCCCAGCTCTACGCCGAGGCCGCCCGTCGTGAGCACTGGCTGCGTGCCGGTCAGGAGATCACCACGATGCTCCTCTCCGGGCTGGACGAGGAGGAGGCGCTCGCGCACATCGCCCGGACCGCACGGGAGGTCGCCGGTGCGGACGCCGCGGCTCTCGCCCTGCCCGGCGTCGGCGGGGAGCTCGTGCTCGAGCTCGTCGACGGTCACGCCGCCGCGTCCCTCCTCGGTGCCGTGATGCCCCGCGACGGCCGGTCGTGGGCCGTGATGGACGAGGGCCGCGGGCTGCTCGTCCCGTCCCTCTCCCAGTCACGTGTGGTCCGCGTCGTCCCCATGCGCGCGTTCGGCCCGGCGCTGTTCGCACCGCTGCAGACGGCAGGTCACGGCATCGGCGTGCTCATCCTCATGCGCAAGGTCGGTGGGGCGCCGTTCACCTCGGCGGACCTCGACACGGCGGAGTCGTTCGCCGCCCAGGCCGCCCTCGCGTTCGTGCTCGCCGAGGCGCGCCACGCCCAGGACATCGCCGCCCTCCTGGACGAGCGCGAACGCATCGCGCGCGACCTGCACGACCTCGCGATCCAGCAGCTCTTCGCCACCGGCATGCAGCTGGAGACGGTGCGCCGACGCGCCGCCCGCGGGGTGGATGCCACGGAGCTGACCAGCATCGTCGAGGACGCGCTCGACAACGTCGACGGCTCCGTCCGGCAGATCCGATCGATCGTGCACGCGCTCCGCGACCCGGACGCCGCGACGAGCCTCGTCGAACGCCTCCGCCGCGAGGCGTCGCTCGCGCGCACCGGGCTCGGGTTCGCCCCCTCGTTCGTCATCGAGCTCGACGGCCGCGCGCTCGAGCAGGGCACCTCGGACGCCGACGTCGTCGCCGCCGACCTGATCGACGAGCGGGTGGGCGCGGATCTCGCGGACGACGTCGTCGCCGTCGTCCGCGAGGGCCTGGCCAACGCCGCCCGGCACGCGCGGGCCTCGTCGGTCGCGGTGCGGATCAGCGTCCGGGGGACGGGTGCGACCGGGACGATCCTCGTCGAGGTGGAGGACGACGGCACCGGGCTGCCCCCGCAGCGTGAACGCCACTCCGGCACGCACAACCTCGCGGCACGGGCACGGCAGCACGCCGGGGTGTTCAGCATCGGCGTCGCGCCCTCGGGGCGCGGCACCCTCTTGAGCTGGCAGGCCCCGCTCGGCTGA
- the cydC gene encoding thiol reductant ABC exporter subunit CydC — translation MSTTATRTRAQDPLRRAIALLELSPRTVVLSVLLGVLALGSAVALAAVSAWLIARASQMPPVLQLSIATVAVRAFGIGRGVFRYAERLTSHDLALRGMAQLRETLYARLSAGRTESLVGLRRGDLLARVGADVDAVGDVVVRGLLPAGVAGVLGLGTVLAMGAFLPAAGISLAVCLLVAGVVAPVLAARAARRSEALAAQSRADMTATALSILDDPGQLAVSGRLAEHLDALREADRRLAAATDTGARPAAISAALGTLAVGAAVVAALLLGIPAVGRGALTPVELAVVVLTPLAAFEATSLLPAAAVQVLRSRLAAERVIALLDAVDPGQPSNATATPAAVATDVTGQAATGQTTSGQTTTGQTTPTTERGGLVARDLACGWPGRPSVVTGLDLDVRPGRSIAIVGPSGTGKTTLLLTLAGLLPAHAGSLLADGVAIASRSSEDVARSVVLTAEDAHVFETTVLENLRVANGATTPDEARAALRRAGLGDWLDALPDGVETLLGPDALNVSGGERRRLLLARALVSPAEVLLVDEPAEHLDAETADALVRDLLGGSFRGGPTDGAASTGTARGVVVVTHRLTPLDAADEVIVLSDGAVQARGTHAELLERDTGYRDSLWRENQGSAAPS, via the coding sequence ATGAGCACCACCGCCACGCGCACGCGCGCGCAGGACCCCCTCCGCCGTGCGATCGCCCTGCTCGAGCTGTCCCCGCGTACGGTCGTGCTGTCCGTCCTGCTCGGCGTCCTCGCGCTCGGCAGCGCGGTGGCCCTCGCCGCGGTGTCCGCGTGGCTCATCGCGCGGGCCTCGCAGATGCCACCCGTGCTCCAGCTGTCCATCGCGACGGTCGCCGTGCGTGCCTTCGGCATCGGGCGTGGCGTCTTCCGGTACGCCGAGCGCCTCACGTCCCACGACCTCGCCCTGCGCGGCATGGCCCAGCTCCGCGAGACGTTGTACGCGCGCCTGTCGGCCGGGCGCACCGAGTCCCTCGTCGGCCTGCGCCGCGGTGACCTGCTCGCCCGGGTCGGCGCCGACGTCGACGCGGTCGGGGACGTCGTCGTGCGCGGTCTGCTGCCCGCGGGCGTCGCCGGCGTGCTCGGGCTCGGCACCGTGCTCGCGATGGGGGCGTTCCTGCCCGCCGCCGGGATCAGTCTCGCGGTCTGCCTCCTCGTCGCCGGTGTCGTCGCACCCGTGCTGGCCGCCCGGGCGGCGCGCCGGAGCGAGGCCCTGGCCGCGCAGTCACGTGCCGACATGACCGCGACGGCCCTGTCGATCCTCGACGACCCCGGCCAGCTCGCGGTCTCCGGTCGACTGGCCGAGCACCTCGACGCGCTCCGGGAGGCCGACCGCCGCCTGGCCGCAGCGACCGACACCGGCGCGCGCCCTGCAGCGATCTCCGCGGCGCTGGGCACCCTGGCCGTCGGCGCCGCCGTCGTGGCGGCTCTGCTCCTCGGCATCCCCGCCGTCGGCCGAGGCGCCCTCACCCCGGTCGAGCTCGCCGTCGTGGTCCTCACGCCGCTCGCCGCCTTCGAGGCGACGTCGCTGCTGCCGGCCGCCGCGGTCCAGGTGCTCCGCTCGCGGCTCGCCGCGGAGCGGGTGATCGCCCTCCTCGACGCCGTCGACCCGGGTCAGCCCTCGAACGCGACAGCGACCCCGGCGGCAGTCGCCACCGACGTCACAGGTCAGGCGGCGACCGGGCAGACGACAAGCGGGCAGACGACAACCGGGCAGACGACGCCGACCACGGAACGCGGCGGGCTGGTCGCCCGCGATCTCGCCTGCGGCTGGCCCGGTCGTCCTTCCGTCGTCACGGGGCTCGACCTCGACGTGCGCCCGGGTCGGTCGATCGCGATCGTCGGGCCCAGCGGCACCGGGAAGACGACGCTGCTCCTGACGCTCGCGGGCCTGCTCCCCGCGCACGCGGGTTCGCTCCTCGCCGACGGGGTGGCGATCGCGTCGCGGTCGAGCGAGGACGTCGCCCGGTCCGTCGTGCTGACCGCGGAGGACGCGCACGTCTTCGAGACCACCGTGCTCGAGAACCTCCGCGTCGCCAACGGCGCCACGACCCCCGACGAGGCCCGCGCCGCGCTGCGCCGCGCAGGTCTCGGCGACTGGCTCGACGCCCTGCCCGACGGCGTCGAGACGCTCCTCGGACCCGACGCGCTGAACGTGTCGGGTGGTGAGCGGCGACGGCTGCTCCTCGCCCGCGCCCTCGTGTCCCCCGCCGAGGTCCTTCTCGTCGACGAGCCGGCGGAGCACCTCGACGCCGAGACGGCCGACGCCCTCGTGCGCGACCTCCTGGGTGGGTCGTTCCGCGGCGGCCCGACCGACGGGGCGGCGTCCACCGGCACGGCCCGAGGTGTCGTCGTCGTCACCCACCGCCTGACCCCGCTCGACGCCGCCGACGAGGTGATCGTCCTCTCCGACGGCGCCGTCCAGGCGCGCGGCACCCACGCGGAGCTCCTCGAGCGCGACACGGGATACCGTGACTCCCTATGGAGGGAGAACCAGGGGTCGGCGGCACCATCGTGA